A stretch of Pirellulales bacterium DNA encodes these proteins:
- a CDS encoding tetratricopeptide repeat protein, giving the protein MDAIPTLPRPAQRLPPLLSLAAALAIVATTGCEWVSRSQNVTGVDLYEQGNYGAAIEQFQLAVQSDPGDSDSYYNLGATYQRLGNLTHNTGYSQQAEQFYRLALDMNPDHVDCNRGLAVLYVEEKRPTEAFAVLQSWTARNPASPEPRIELARLYEEFGKPDIAQVHLQEALALQPNNPRALAALGKLREDAGDRTQALAIYERSLQYNQFQPDVQSRVAALQGSGVGVPWGVPVGVPTLAPAVPQSVPQMAAVPTVPATPMR; this is encoded by the coding sequence GTGGACGCGATTCCGACCTTGCCGCGCCCGGCGCAGCGATTGCCGCCGCTCCTTTCGCTCGCGGCCGCGCTGGCGATCGTTGCCACGACGGGCTGCGAATGGGTTTCCCGCTCGCAGAATGTCACCGGCGTCGATCTCTACGAGCAAGGCAATTACGGCGCCGCCATCGAGCAATTTCAACTTGCGGTTCAAAGCGATCCGGGCGATTCCGATAGCTACTACAACCTCGGCGCCACCTACCAACGCCTCGGCAATCTGACGCACAATACCGGCTATTCGCAGCAGGCCGAGCAGTTTTACCGCTTGGCGCTCGACATGAATCCCGACCACGTCGATTGCAATCGCGGCTTGGCGGTGCTGTATGTCGAAGAGAAGCGTCCGACCGAAGCGTTCGCGGTATTGCAAAGCTGGACCGCCCGCAATCCGGCCTCGCCGGAACCACGCATCGAGTTGGCCCGGTTGTATGAAGAATTTGGCAAGCCGGATATCGCGCAGGTGCATTTGCAAGAAGCCCTCGCGCTGCAGCCGAACAATCCGCGGGCGCTGGCGGCCCTCGGAAAGCTCAGGGAAGACGCGGGCGATCGCACTCAGGCGCTCGCGATTTACGAGCGTTCGCTGCAATACAACCAATTTCAGCCGGACGTGCAATCGCGAGTTGCGGCGTTGCAAGGATCAGGCGTGGGGGTGCCCTGGGGCGTTCCGGTGGGAGTGCCGACGCTTGCGCCGGCAGTGCCGCAGAGCGTTCCCCAGATGGCCGCCGTGCCGACCGTGCCCGCCACGCCGATGCGATAG
- the metH gene encoding methionine synthase: MAAPVQNASRSRLEEPLAKRILILDGAMGTMVHARKFKEADFRGRQFAAHPRDLQNLIDVLSITQPDAILDIHRQYLEAGADIIETNTFGSTSVAMADFGLESHVREVNLAGCELARAAADEMTRRTPDRPRFVAGSIGPTNKQLSIAGNVADPAHRTATFDQMVATYYEQVDALVAGGVDLLLTETAFDTLVLKACLFAIDKYFADHGGRLPVMASFTVFDGGRTLSAQTVEACWISVSHAELFSIGINCALGPEKLRPFIEELSNVAPIYVSCYPNAGLPNAFGEFDETPAMMARTLGEFAANGWLNFVGGCCGSTPAHIRAIAAAVADKAPRKIPAIEPLTRLSGLEPLIIRPESNFLTIGERTNITGSKKFSRLILADKFEEAVAVARQQVEAGANVIDVNMDEALLDGEAAMTRFLNLIAAEPEVARVPIMVDSSKWSVIEAGLKCVQGKGIVNSISLKAGEESFLEQARLVRRYGAAVVVMAFDEQGQATGIDDRVSICHRAYRLLTEQVGMPPSDIIFDPNILTVATGIEEHNRYAINFFEATRRIKHVCPGVKISGGVSNVSFSFRGNEVVREAMHSAFLYHAIRAGMDMGIVNAGQLAVYEQVPPELLEAVEDVLFDRRPDATERLVALAERYKRQGGPAAEAESAWRSGTVEERLSHALVKGIVEHIDADVEEARQKYPSGLSIIEGPLMAGMQVVGDLFGAGKMFLPQVVKSARVMKKAVAYLLPFMEAEKARAGGEEKPRGKIVVATVKGDVHDIGKNIVGVVLGCNGYRVVDLGVMVPCEKILDAAIAERADIVGLSGLITPSLDEMVHVAREMQRREFSVPLLIGGATTSAKHTAVKIAPAYRHETVFVPDASRAAGVVEQLLNPDSRRALDTRNRRLQAELVESYHQRQSVRLAPYHDALERRFKTDWATVRIDVPAFLGRRVLDDFPLARIAEYIDWSPYFMAWEMKGKYPAIFSDPVAGAEAKRLFDDAERLLQRILRERRLTARGVYGFWPANSEGDDIVLFTDESRSAELTRFHTLRQQWERKGQATFYSLADFIAPRESGRADYLGAFAVTTGIGCDALVREFETDHDDYQAISTKALADRLAEAFAELLHQQARADWGYGRDEHLSPLDLIAEKYRGIRPAPGYPACPDHTEKQILFDLLEAEKSADIHLTEHFAMLPAASVSGLYFAHPESRYFAVDRLTRDQVEQYAKRKRMTLAEVERWLAPNLGYEPTGG; this comes from the coding sequence ATGGCCGCCCCCGTGCAAAACGCATCCCGATCTCGGCTCGAAGAGCCGCTCGCCAAGCGAATTTTGATCTTGGACGGGGCGATGGGCACGATGGTCCATGCCCGGAAGTTCAAAGAAGCCGATTTCCGGGGCCGCCAGTTTGCCGCCCACCCGCGCGATCTGCAAAACCTGATCGATGTGCTGTCGATCACCCAGCCCGACGCGATTCTCGATATCCACCGGCAATATCTCGAAGCCGGGGCCGACATTATCGAGACGAACACGTTCGGCTCGACGAGCGTGGCGATGGCCGATTTCGGGCTCGAGTCGCACGTGCGCGAAGTGAATCTGGCCGGATGCGAACTGGCCCGTGCCGCCGCCGACGAAATGACCCGCCGCACGCCCGATCGGCCGCGGTTCGTCGCCGGTTCGATCGGCCCGACGAATAAGCAACTTTCGATTGCCGGCAATGTCGCCGACCCGGCCCATCGCACGGCCACATTCGACCAAATGGTGGCGACCTACTACGAGCAGGTCGATGCGCTCGTCGCCGGCGGCGTCGATCTCCTGCTGACCGAGACGGCCTTCGACACGCTGGTGCTCAAAGCGTGCCTGTTCGCGATCGATAAATATTTTGCCGACCACGGCGGTCGGCTGCCGGTGATGGCGTCGTTCACGGTGTTCGACGGCGGCCGCACCCTTTCGGCCCAGACGGTCGAAGCCTGCTGGATTTCGGTCTCGCATGCCGAGCTTTTCAGCATCGGCATCAATTGCGCCCTGGGGCCGGAAAAGCTGCGGCCGTTTATCGAAGAACTGTCCAACGTCGCGCCGATCTACGTGAGCTGTTATCCGAACGCGGGCTTGCCGAACGCATTCGGCGAATTCGACGAAACGCCGGCGATGATGGCCCGCACGCTCGGCGAATTCGCCGCCAACGGCTGGCTGAATTTCGTCGGCGGCTGCTGCGGCTCGACCCCGGCTCATATCCGCGCAATCGCCGCCGCCGTGGCGGATAAAGCGCCGCGAAAGATTCCGGCGATCGAACCCCTTACCCGCCTCAGCGGCCTCGAACCGCTCATCATCCGTCCGGAAAGCAATTTCCTCACGATCGGCGAACGGACCAACATCACCGGTTCGAAAAAATTCTCGCGGCTGATCCTCGCCGACAAATTCGAGGAAGCCGTCGCCGTCGCCCGGCAACAGGTCGAAGCCGGGGCCAACGTCATCGACGTCAACATGGATGAAGCCCTGTTGGACGGCGAAGCGGCCATGACGCGGTTTCTGAATCTCATCGCCGCCGAGCCGGAAGTCGCCCGTGTGCCGATCATGGTCGACAGCTCGAAATGGTCGGTCATCGAGGCCGGGCTGAAGTGCGTCCAAGGCAAGGGAATCGTCAATTCGATCAGCCTTAAAGCCGGCGAAGAATCGTTTCTCGAGCAAGCCCGATTGGTGCGCCGCTACGGCGCCGCGGTGGTGGTGATGGCCTTCGACGAGCAAGGCCAGGCCACGGGCATCGACGACCGGGTGAGCATCTGCCATCGGGCTTATCGACTGCTGACCGAGCAAGTCGGCATGCCGCCGAGCGACATCATCTTCGACCCGAACATTCTCACGGTCGCCACCGGCATCGAAGAACACAATCGCTACGCGATCAACTTTTTCGAGGCGACGCGGCGAATCAAGCATGTTTGCCCCGGCGTAAAGATCTCCGGCGGCGTGAGCAATGTCTCGTTCTCCTTCCGCGGCAACGAGGTCGTGCGCGAGGCGATGCATTCCGCGTTTCTCTACCATGCCATTCGCGCCGGAATGGATATGGGGATCGTCAATGCGGGGCAGTTGGCCGTTTATGAACAGGTTCCGCCCGAATTGCTCGAGGCGGTGGAAGACGTGCTATTCGATCGCCGCCCTGATGCAACCGAACGGCTCGTCGCATTGGCCGAGCGCTACAAGCGGCAAGGGGGTCCCGCGGCGGAAGCCGAATCCGCATGGCGCAGCGGCACGGTCGAAGAACGCTTGAGTCACGCTCTGGTGAAAGGCATCGTCGAACATATCGACGCCGACGTCGAAGAAGCGCGCCAAAAATATCCGAGCGGCTTGTCGATCATCGAAGGCCCGCTCATGGCCGGCATGCAGGTGGTCGGCGATTTGTTCGGGGCCGGCAAGATGTTTTTGCCGCAAGTGGTGAAAAGCGCGCGAGTGATGAAGAAAGCCGTCGCCTATCTGCTGCCGTTCATGGAGGCGGAAAAAGCCCGCGCCGGCGGCGAAGAAAAGCCGCGCGGCAAGATCGTCGTCGCCACCGTCAAAGGCGACGTGCACGATATCGGCAAGAACATCGTCGGCGTGGTGCTCGGCTGCAACGGCTATCGGGTGGTCGATCTGGGCGTGATGGTGCCCTGCGAAAAGATTCTGGACGCTGCGATCGCCGAGCGGGCCGATATCGTCGGCCTCAGCGGGCTGATCACGCCCAGTCTGGACGAAATGGTGCACGTCGCCCGCGAAATGCAGCGCCGCGAGTTTTCCGTGCCGCTGTTGATCGGCGGCGCCACGACCAGCGCGAAACACACGGCCGTGAAAATCGCCCCGGCGTATCGACATGAAACCGTTTTCGTTCCCGACGCTTCTCGGGCCGCCGGCGTCGTCGAGCAATTGCTCAATCCCGATTCGCGCCGCGCGCTAGACACGCGCAATCGCCGCCTGCAGGCCGAGCTTGTCGAGTCGTATCACCAGCGGCAGTCGGTCCGTTTGGCGCCCTATCACGATGCGCTCGAGCGGCGATTCAAGACCGATTGGGCGACCGTGCGGATCGACGTTCCGGCGTTTCTCGGCCGCCGCGTGCTCGACGATTTCCCGCTCGCGCGGATCGCCGAATATATCGATTGGTCGCCGTATTTCATGGCCTGGGAGATGAAAGGAAAATATCCGGCAATCTTCTCCGATCCCGTGGCGGGGGCGGAAGCGAAGCGGCTATTCGACGATGCCGAGCGACTGTTGCAACGCATCCTCCGCGAGCGGCGGCTAACGGCCCGCGGCGTGTATGGCTTTTGGCCGGCGAATTCCGAAGGCGACGACATCGTGCTATTCACCGACGAATCGCGATCGGCCGAGCTGACGCGCTTCCACACGCTCCGCCAGCAATGGGAGCGCAAGGGCCAAGCGACGTTTTATTCGCTCGCCGATTTCATCGCCCCGCGCGAAAGCGGCCGGGCCGATTACCTCGGCGCCTTCGCCGTCACCACCGGCATCGGCTGCGACGCATTGGTTCGCGAGTTCGAAACGGATCACGACGATTATCAGGCCATTTCCACGAAGGCGCTGGCCGACCGCTTGGCCGAGGCATTTGCCGAACTTCTGCATCAGCAAGCCCGCGCCGACTGGGGCTACGGCCGCGACGAGCATCTTTCGCCGCTGGATCTGATCGCCGAGAAATATCGAGGCATTCGCCCTGCACCGGGCTATCCGGCCTGCCCCGATCACACCGAGAAGCAAATCCTGTTCGACCTGTTAGAAGCCGAGAAATCTGCCGACATCCATCTCACCGAGCACTTCGCCATGCTGCCCGCGGCGAGCGTCAGCGGCCTGTATTTCGCGCATCCCGAAAGCCGCTATTTCGCGGTCGACCGCCTCACGCGCGATCAGGTCGAGCAGTATGCGAAACGCAAGCGGATGACGCTCGCCGAGGTCGAACGATGGCTGGCCCCGAATCTGGGCTACGAACCGACCGGCGGCTAG